A region from the Syntrophales bacterium genome encodes:
- a CDS encoding aminotransferase class V-fold PLP-dependent enzyme yields the protein MAIYLDNAATTYPKPEAVTAVDHYMRHIGASSGRGAYRRALEADGLVFKTRKLLGRLFNIEDVFRIVFTSNVTESLNLALKGFLREGNHVVTSHMEHNSMWRRGVYPGARRRQDQKA from the coding sequence ATGGCTATATACCTGGATAATGCAGCCACGACCTACCCGAAACCGGAAGCAGTGACAGCAGTGGACCATTACATGCGCCATATCGGTGCCAGCTCCGGACGGGGAGCTTACCGACGTGCCCTCGAAGCTGACGGCCTTGTCTTCAAAACCAGGAAACTGTTGGGACGCCTTTTTAATATTGAAGACGTGTTCCGCATTGTATTCACGTCCAATGTAACAGAATCCTTAAATTTGGCCTTAAAGGGGTTCCTGCGGGAAGGGAACCACGTAGTTACTTCCCACATGGAGCATAATTCCATGTGGCGACGTGGAGTTTATCCTGGAGCAAGGCGTAGACAAGATCAGAAAGCATGA
- a CDS encoding arsenate reductase ArsC encodes MFRPARTVAVMKEAGIDISGQTSKSINKDILDQAHFFITLCGDARESCPVVPGKVQKRHWPLEDPARTEGTQEEIVNKFREVRDKISKLVKDLMTELLD; translated from the coding sequence ATGTTTCGCCCTGCCAGGACTGTTGCCGTCATGAAAGAAGCCGGAATAGACATATCCGGTCAGACTTCCAAGTCTATCAATAAAGATATTCTGGATCAAGCCCATTTCTTTATAACGCTGTGCGGCGATGCGCGGGAAAGCTGTCCGGTCGTGCCGGGCAAAGTTCAAAAGCGCCACTGGCCCCTGGAAGACCCGGCCAGGACGGAAGGGACCCAAGAAGAAATAGTAAATAAATTTCGAGAAGTTAGAGATAAAATTTCAAAACTTGTTAAGGATTTAATGACAGAACTACTGGACTGA
- a CDS encoding slipin family protein, which produces MVNEIIFPVLVIFIAILSQALKMVKEYERVVIFRLGRLSGVKGPGLFLIIPIIETVVKIDLRVVTIDVPKQAVITKDNVTVEVDAVVYYKVTEPAAAVTEVENYRYATSMLSQTTLRDVLGKIELDDILSQRETINKDIQELLDASTDPWGIKVTSVTIRDVSLPETMLRAIAKQAEAEREKRSRIILAEGEFKAAEKMKEAAKLYQEVPVAIKLRELQTYAEIAREKNLIIISSSTELGQVAALSQAVAKQI; this is translated from the coding sequence ATATTATCCCAAGCCCTCAAGATGGTGAAGGAGTATGAACGTGTTGTTATCTTCAGGTTGGGCAGGCTTAGTGGTGTGAAAGGACCCGGTCTTTTCCTAATCATCCCTATAATTGAGACAGTTGTAAAGATCGATCTTCGTGTGGTCACGATAGATGTCCCTAAACAGGCTGTCATCACAAAAGATAACGTTACTGTAGAAGTGGATGCGGTTGTGTACTACAAAGTTACTGAACCAGCTGCTGCTGTGACTGAAGTGGAGAATTATAGGTATGCAACTTCAATGCTTTCCCAGACCACGCTCAGAGATGTATTGGGTAAGATAGAACTTGATGACATACTTTCACAACGTGAGACTATCAACAAGGATATTCAGGAACTTCTGGATGCTTCTACAGATCCCTGGGGTATCAAGGTCACAAGTGTGACAATAAGGGATGTCAGTCTCCCAGAGACAATGCTTCGTGCAATTGCAAAACAGGCAGAGGCAGAACGTGAAAAGCGCTCGCGTATCATCTTGGCAGAAGGTGAGTTCAAGGCTGCTGAGAAGATGAAAGAGGCTGCAAAACTGTATCAGGAAGTTCCGGTCGCTATCAAACTGCGAGAACTCCAGACCTATGCCGAAATTGCAAGAGAGAAGAATTTGATAATAATATCTTCTTCGACCGAGTTGGGACAGGTTGCTGCATTGTCGCAAGCTGTTGCGAAACAAATATAA
- a CDS encoding AIR synthase-related protein has product MDIEGYAKRGLLASDPDIEDKLTARILEVKKTTPQHARNLAKAAIVEAKATLNVSGDVLTSTISGVTMGQFGVGSRGMGDFYTHEKIAEVIGKTSAVVDTSHLDDSGAVKTNGDEKYIIVTIDGIHSRLSDFPFLAGFHVARASLRDVYVMGARPVALLSDIHVADDGDVAKIFDHIAGITTVSELTGIPLITGSTLRIGGDMVIGERMTGGVGAVGATSELTSRIQTQIGDVILMTEGAGGGTISTTALYYNMHEVVDETINIKFLEACEALIDSGLTKHIHAMTDVTNGGIRGDAKEISRTAGVKLVFEESRMRPLVNPVVLEMLESLEIDYLGVSLDALLIIAPSEFVDDIMQTVRAAGVEIDIIGRVEEGTGAEVIIDGKIHDFTPRFRESAYTPIKKMIGEEEPRNFDEMKSAIDRAAHDAVEKKRRVVEMIRNA; this is encoded by the coding sequence ATGGATATAGAAGGTTATGCAAAACGGGGCCTGCTTGCCAGCGACCCCGATATTGAAGACAAATTGACAGCGCGCATACTTGAAGTGAAAAAGACCACACCACAGCATGCACGAAACCTTGCAAAGGCTGCCATTGTTGAAGCCAAAGCCACACTGAATGTCAGCGGCGATGTGCTAACATCAACCATATCAGGCGTCACAATGGGACAGTTCGGTGTCGGATCGCGCGGCATGGGTGATTTTTATACCCACGAAAAGATTGCGGAAGTTATCGGGAAAACGAGTGCCGTTGTCGACACATCCCATCTTGACGATTCAGGCGCGGTCAAAACCAACGGCGATGAAAAATACATTATAGTAACAATTGACGGTATCCATTCCCGCCTAAGTGATTTCCCGTTCCTTGCAGGTTTTCATGTAGCAAGAGCATCCCTTCGTGATGTATATGTCATGGGTGCACGTCCGGTTGCCTTGCTCTCAGACATCCATGTCGCAGATGACGGGGATGTCGCAAAGATATTCGACCATATAGCAGGCATCACAACGGTCTCGGAACTAACGGGAATTCCGCTCATAACAGGCAGCACCCTCCGCATCGGTGGAGACATGGTCATAGGCGAGCGCATGACAGGCGGTGTCGGTGCTGTCGGCGCGACATCCGAACTCACATCCCGAATACAGACCCAGATAGGTGACGTCATCCTCATGACAGAAGGCGCAGGCGGGGGTACTATCTCAACCACTGCACTCTATTACAACATGCATGAGGTCGTTGACGAAACCATCAACATCAAGTTCCTTGAAGCATGCGAAGCACTCATTGATTCTGGTCTGACCAAACACATTCATGCCATGACAGATGTCACAAATGGCGGCATCAGAGGTGATGCAAAGGAGATATCAAGAACAGCAGGTGTGAAACTCGTATTTGAGGAATCGCGCATGCGCCCTCTGGTAAATCCGGTAGTACTTGAGATGCTTGAATCGCTTGAGATAGATTATCTTGGTGTCTCACTTGACGCATTGCTCATAATTGCACCCTCCGAATTTGTAGACGACATCATGCAGACCGTAAGGGCGGCAGGTGTTGAGATCGACATCATCGGACGTGTTGAGGAAGGGACCGGTGCCGAAGTGATAATTGATGGTAAGATACATGATTTTACACCTCGTTTCAGAGAATCCGCATATACCCCCATTAAAAAGATGATAGGTGAAGAAGAGCCGCGTAATTTTGATGAGATGAAAAGTGCAATTGACAGGGCAGCGCATGATGCTGTCGAGAAGAAACGGCGTGTTGTTGAGATGATACGGAATGCCTGA
- a CDS encoding metalloregulator ArsR/SmtB family transcription factor, which translates to MINLTEFLKALSDETRLRIMVLLSQKEMCVCEICEVLDESQPKVSRHLAKLRDAGLVRDNRQGQWVFYYVNLENKTASEILNIIISNIDEHIVLKNDRNKLVEKISKGTMCSREG; encoded by the coding sequence ATGATTAATCTAACAGAATTCTTGAAGGCATTGTCTGATGAAACAAGGCTAAGGATTATGGTGCTCCTTTCTCAGAAGGAAATGTGTGTTTGCGAGATATGTGAAGTACTAGATGAATCACAGCCAAAGGTTTCAAGGCATCTGGCTAAACTTAGAGACGCTGGTTTAGTTCGGGATAACCGACAAGGCCAGTGGGTTTTTTACTATGTTAACCTGGAAAATAAGACTGCATCTGAAATATTAAATATTATAATTAGCAATATCGATGAACACATTGTTTTAAAGAATGACAGAAATAAGCTGGTAGAAAAAATAAGTAAAGGCACAATGTGTAGTAGAGAGGGGTAA
- a CDS encoding nodulation protein NfeD gives MKSGYGGDCMMFKRFYLLPLIIFIISLIVLISPVCAGVDQKVLVLDISDSITPVSDDIVLDAILAAEAGGFEALIITLNTPGGGLDETFSIIESIDQSDIPVIGYVYPEGVKAWSAGTLILISTDIAAMAPHTIIGSAQPVEMSATGIEPIEDSKIVNAIVALAREKALMHGRNETVAEQFITENLNLNAESALDAGVIEFIAPTIEDLLVQIDGTIIKGKTLNTSGAEIEYYTPSVRLSFMNIISNPLISSILMMLGIYGVVFGISNPGVGAEIFGIIAITLGLIGTGFDVNIAAVFLLLVGIALLILEFQAPGFGVFGIAGIICMIAGSILLVPMSFPQFYTPADFQRTLMISVATPTVVIGIVMVFAIYKVMEVRHRKPLVGEIIGDMAQTIDPLEPGITGFVMHKGAYWKARADESIAKGEKVEIIEKDGGVLVVKRAQQE, from the coding sequence ATGAAAAGCGGATATGGAGGAGATTGTATGATGTTTAAAAGATTTTATCTCCTCCCACTTATTATTTTTATTATTAGTCTCATTGTTTTAATTTCACCTGTATGTGCCGGTGTAGATCAAAAAGTACTTGTTCTTGATATTTCAGATTCCATCACTCCGGTATCGGATGACATTGTTCTGGATGCAATTTTAGCAGCAGAAGCGGGAGGCTTTGAGGCCCTTATCATTACACTCAACACGCCCGGAGGCGGACTGGATGAAACTTTCAGTATCATTGAATCAATTGACCAATCAGATATTCCGGTTATTGGATATGTTTATCCCGAAGGTGTGAAAGCATGGTCTGCAGGCACACTGATATTGATCAGTACGGATATTGCCGCAATGGCACCGCACACCATAATCGGCTCGGCACAGCCTGTTGAGATGTCAGCAACCGGAATTGAACCGATCGAGGATTCAAAAATTGTCAATGCCATTGTTGCACTTGCACGCGAAAAGGCACTCATGCATGGCAGGAATGAGACTGTTGCCGAACAGTTCATTACCGAAAATTTAAACCTCAATGCCGAATCTGCACTGGACGCAGGAGTTATTGAGTTTATTGCACCAACGATTGAGGATCTACTTGTGCAGATAGATGGGACGATCATTAAAGGTAAAACACTCAACACGAGCGGTGCAGAGATCGAATATTACACCCCATCAGTCAGACTTTCTTTTATGAATATTATTTCAAACCCTCTTATATCGTCCATCCTGATGATGCTCGGAATATACGGGGTCGTGTTCGGGATATCCAATCCAGGAGTGGGTGCTGAGATATTTGGTATAATTGCAATTACACTGGGGCTTATAGGCACCGGATTTGATGTGAATATCGCTGCAGTCTTCCTTTTGCTTGTCGGTATCGCACTATTGATATTGGAATTTCAGGCACCCGGTTTTGGGGTATTTGGGATTGCAGGCATCATATGCATGATTGCAGGCAGTATCCTTTTGGTACCAATGAGTTTCCCCCAATTTTATACGCCTGCCGATTTCCAGAGAACCTTGATGATATCCGTTGCTACACCTACAGTGGTTATCGGTATCGTGATGGTGTTTGCGATATACAAGGTAATGGAAGTCAGGCACAGAAAACCCCTTGTTGGTGAAATTATAGGGGACATGGCACAGACCATAGACCCGCTTGAACCAGGTATCACAGGTTTTGTGATGCATAAGGGAGCATATTGGAAAGCACGTGCAGATGAGTCTATTGCTAAAGGGGAAAAGGTTGAGATCATCGAAAAGGATGGGGGGGTGCTTGTTGTTAAGCGAGCACAGCAAGAATAG
- a CDS encoding aminotransferase class V-fold PLP-dependent enzyme, whose product MPGLTIYGPQNAEERVAVFSFNVEDVAPEEVAYVLDEVYGIMVRAGLHCAPQAHRCIGTVEYGTVRVSPGNFTTEKEITALVKAVKEIVSQ is encoded by the coding sequence ATCCCTGGTTTAACTATTTACGGGCCGCAAAACGCTGAAGAGCGCGTTGCCGTATTCAGCTTTAACGTGGAAGACGTTGCTCCCGAAGAAGTGGCCTACGTTTTGGACGAGGTATACGGGATCATGGTACGGGCGGGGCTGCATTGTGCTCCCCAGGCTCACCGGTGCATCGGAACCGTAGAATACGGAACTGTACGTGTCAGCCCGGGCAATTTTACTACGGAAAAGGAGATAACTGCTCTGGTCAAGGCTGTAAAAGAAATTGTGTCCCAATGA